GCGTCTCCTCGAAGGGCTTAATCCTGATTCAATAGAAATCAAAAAAGTTGTATAATGGGTTTAAACACACGTAAAGGGGCATCATGGAtgtatttaaacaaacacattgtcTATGTAGGCATAATTTAATGTACATTGAATATGTTTATCCTATAATCTGTCCAGCTTCTACTTTACACTGTTAACAGAATAATGATCCCAAATCCTGTTTtaggtttgtctttgtgtcttaaGTCCAAATGTccatgtttgtttaatttgtgtgaTGGGTAGAGAGAAAGTGGCACCTTTTTAATTTCATGTTGTTATCTGGGACTTAGTGTGCATTTACAGCTCTTCAGTGTCCCCCTGTTTACTGGAGATAGCAATGTTGTGTGAGAATGAATTGTGTTAATAGTGCATTGTCTGCTGTGTCGTTTGCTTTTTTGTCCCTCATTCGCTCTCCAGTAGGCGAAGGATGTCGGAACTGGCTCAAACTGGCTTCACAGTGTGAGAGTTGGAGGAAGTGCAGTGTTAGGACGCTGCTCGTTtcagatatttatttacagGTCCTCCTGCGCAACAGCAACTCTTTACTGTAATGCTATGTCAGGGAGTCCGATGTCTCCCCtctttaaatttgacaataacaGAGGGGTGGTCCTCAGATCGTGAGGGATCTGGATAAAAAACTGCATTCTAAATAAATCTATCCAAATATTTGTATATCAGATTGATAGTATTTATGAGCTGAAGACAAacaggtgtgcatgtgtgtgtgagtgagagagagagagatctaaTTTTTTCCTGGATAGCTTTGACAAAATGCTTTTGTGATTGATCAGATGACAAGGAATCATATTCTGATCATTTGTATGGGCTGCTTCTGCAGACAATAAATCTTTATCTAAATTGTAATTAGAGGGCCAATTGCACGCTAAAGATTTGGTCGTTTTAAAttcctgacatgtttttattttcagttcagtCATTCATTACTGTCGAGCTTTCTGATTAAGtggtttgatgtttttcttgtaGACATGAATTTGAGATTTTAAAATGTCCCTGAACCATCTCCTAAAATGTTGGCGTTCCTCTTGTAAAAGAGAAACCCGTAGttagaaaaaggcaaaaacaaaaccgTAATAAatctttggggtttttttgcgCTTTGTAGCACCATGAGAGAGATGTGTgaattttgatatttttgattTCTAAAGTAAAAATGACTCAATAAATTTCATGTTGGAATTTGATCAGAAGAAATAAAGTAATTTTTTGTAGGAGAGAATGAATGAGAATGAATCTGTGCTACCATTGAACGGTCTgctaaaatgtcagtgtattTCAAGGTTGGGCATCATGTACTAGATGAGATATTGTGATGACTAACATGATGGAGGTACCATTACAGTGATATTTCCAGTCAATTTAAACTTCAAAATTAATGTATAATCATAAGGTGTTTTATGTCAGGACAAGTCCCaagtttgtgtttcatttacctgagaaacaaaacaaagcatcaaTTTCTTTAAGAACACTCATGTTTGAAAAGCTCTGAATGTTGgtttaaatgaaaactaaaaatgcatatttactagaattctttttaattattattatttcccatACTGTTCATGCACATTCACCATCATAGTTTTATATGCaagttatttgttatttgacaTTGAACATAAAGAAAAAGCCAAACCTCAGAGAGTTTAGTTTTAGCAAGTCAAATTTCAAATCCATGATGGCAGAGGAATAGAAACTTAAAGGGTTGTAAAAGTTAGTAGCATTTATCCTCGGAGGAACACAAATGTCTGCACACAATGGCATTTGTAGTTAATAGAGAATAGTAGAGAATAGTCAGCCGGAACCAAAGTAGTATTCTACCAGAACCAACATCTCCATCCACAAAGCCACGTTTAACAACAATCTGAGCTGCAGCAAGGGAAATATGAATATTCCTTTGATTATTAACACTgtaattttatgtttttttctgttggcaACAGTTATTGCTTTGTTACAAAAATCCAAGAAGATGCAGTTTAGTCTCTAACATGACTGTTGGCAACATAATAATAGTCGTACAGTGACGTATGTCTTGTAATGGGTGTTTGACACTGGCACTTTTCTTCAGTCCTTTTATCTGAAAAGATAAATTCCCAAATATAAAAGTAGGTGGACTGTTTCCTGTTGGTCCACTCACAAGACAACTGGCAACACACTTCATGATCAGCATAAAACTGTGATAGCTGGATGATTGCCTGGCGTGAGGTGTCAGCTCTTCCTATTATCACTTTAACCAAGTCATTAGTGCTGTTCCACTTGTAAAAGGTCATTGTCCAGTGTCTAAAGCTGCTTGTGCTTTCCGAACAGCGACCTTCAGCATTCCAGGGTTGCTGAGCAGCTCTTGAAGAACAGTTGCTTCCATCTCCAGTAACATTCCTACACAGAAAGACAGATCAATGGGatacaaacaaaatattgttaAGTGTagcacaaatgtttatttactgAAGCCATCTGTGTAATTACAGTACATTGATGCTTAATCTACACCTTAAAGGTGTGTATACCGTACCCCACTATAATCTGCTTACCTGTAATATCATTTGCATGAAGAGGATCTATCTCCTCCACCAGTGAGAAGAGCCTCTCTCCCAGTTTCTCTGTGTCGTCAGCATCCAACAAGTCTGTCTGCTCATTCTGCCTGAAGGGAAGTCGCAAGAAAATGTTTCAACACATTCAATTATCAGTCATTCATTAGGTAAAactcttctttttatttgtatactTAGTGGAGTTCCAATGCTAAATTGCGGCTGggataaaaatgtaagaaaattaaTTTGAATGCATGATTATGTCCTTATATGCAAACATGTCAAGTCACATACTTCTTTAGTGTCTCCAGAGCTACGTTCACCTGCTCCTCCAGCAGTTTAGGATCAGAAAGTAGCCTTAAAACTGCATCTTTGTGCTGCTCCAGCAGCATTCCTGTGGCAAGAAAAGGACACAAACTTTGGATTAAAGATAAGAACTGTATACCCAATAtactattttaaataagtatttAAAATTGGTTCCTTCATTAATCCGCATTTAGTGGTTTCATTTAAGAGTGGCATTTTAGGTGTTTGCTGAGGTTTCTTACCTGTTATTTTCTGTGAGTGGCCAGTGTTGTAGACATCCACCATGTCAAACAGCTGCTCCCCAAGAGAGTCAGAGGACACAGACACATCGTCATCATCCTTGCTCGTCACTCGACTGTGAAGAACAGAGAATAAACCATCATAAAAGCATGCTCTGCATGCTTTCTCCACTGCTGCACACAGCAGGGCTTCATCCTGCAGCATCTGACTCAGCACATTAACTATTCCCAGAAATTTAATTTTGACTGAAACTGCATGTCTACTGGCTCACTGATGCTCACAATATTAACTCATTTGTTATCAAAATTTGACATAGAGTTCAATACCCGGCCCTTAAAGCCAGTTACAAACAAAGCatgtcacatacagtatgaagATAATAGCTTATGGGCAAACCAAATCCTCCAGGGTCCCACTAATCTTCTTTAGTCAGCATTTCAGTTGCTGCCATCAGACCACAGACCTGTGGCACCAATTTGTCGAAAAGAGGAGCCAAAAAAAGTCCTTCATTCTGTCAGTGCTGGTTGTTCTCTTTAAAGGAATGCTTTGACTATTCTATTTATTTCAGTGCAAACCACACTTTTCTGCAATCCACCTTTGTAACCAGAAGGCTGCCGGTTCATATAccaggacaggtcaagggctgaggtgcccctgagcaagataCACAACCCCCAGTGTTCATTACTGATGTAATAAGGACGGATTAATTCAGAAGTAGAATTCACTATtactgtttggtgtgtgtgtgagtgcaaagATAACACATTCTAACTTCTTTTATTCATGAAATTAGAACTTTTTGTTTGGTGTGatgtgtctctcttttttttatcttgtgtcAGTGCCAACAAGGATTTCCTATTTATATGCAAGTTTTAAAGGACAATAAAGTAATCTGAATCCACAAGGGCAAACTTTTtgtgaaattatttttgaaaGGTTCAAAATCTTGGATCACAATTTATTTACTTAGGATAAATCAGGGTCCAAAGGTCAGATTATTTGAAAAAGATCTACTGTGAATGAGGACTTGTAAGGACCCACACACTCTAATAATAAGACCAGCCTGTTCAGGATGAAGGACATCAGTGGTGGCCACCTCCTACTCACTCCTGTACCTTGGCTCCTGTGTCAGCTGTAGGGCTCTGCATGCTTTCTCCACTGCTGCACACAGCAGGGCTTCATCCTGCAGCATCTGACTCAGCACATGACGAGGCAGCTCCAGCAACATACCTAAAACATACATGCAGACATGACAGCTTCAAATACAAGTGCTATATGCACTGATACCTGCTGCTGGTTTATTATCTTTAGCTCACCTGTGAGTTTACCAGCATTATCTTTGTGTTTGGGGTAAATTCGAGTGTACAGTTGTTCACCGAGTGTCTCCAGATCTCCTTCTCCCTCCATCACATTAAGACTGACATAAGGCtttcaaataatatttttttcccagGTGAATTTCACCTTTCAAAACTTTGTGGCGTTCACATCCTCCAGCATTCGTCCACAATATCGACGCTTAAAACGACagatatttaataaaatgtggTCATCTGGTTTGCTCTTTACAGGTGTGTCCATGCGCTCGTGATCAAATCTACTCCTAGTCTGCTGAGGTCGGGATTAAAACATCTGATATTTGCTGCCTGCTGGATTTCTGTAAACATCAGTCGCACAATGACGACGTCAGACTGTTGCAGAGCGTGAGGAGGACGGTGTTCCTCCGCTGTGTTTGGGCGATAAACTAGTGCTTCACAGAATGacactaaataaaatgaaatcat
This Solea solea chromosome 19, fSolSol10.1, whole genome shotgun sequence DNA region includes the following protein-coding sequences:
- the LOC131446787 gene encoding uncharacterized protein LOC131446787, producing the protein MEGEGDLETLGEQLYTRIYPKHKDNAGKLTGMLLELPRHVLSQMLQDEALLCAAVEKACRALQLTQEPSRVTSKDDDDVSVSSDSLGEQLFDMVDVYNTGHSQKITGMLLEQHKDAVLRLLSDPKLLEEQVNVALETLKKQNEQTDLLDADDTEKLGERLFSLVEEIDPLHANDITGMLLEMEATVLQELLSNPGMLKVAVRKAQAALDTGQ